In Canis lupus dingo isolate Sandy chromosome 25, ASM325472v2, whole genome shotgun sequence, the genomic window gaaatgacttctgtaaaacatcctaaaataagataattaacCACAAAGCATCTGTCACCATCTCGGGCAAGGGGCAGTGAAGACATAAGCCCCCAGATGTCAGCCCAAAAAAACCCATCCGCACAGAGGCATTAACCTAATAGGCAGACAGATACGTGATCAAAGCCCTGACTGGCGTGACTCAGCACACCCTGATTGCTTAAGAGAGTTCTGTAAAAGAGCTCATAAAACCTTCTAAACTTAGACACTCTGGGGGCAACCCACTTGGGCCCCCTTCCCCTCTCCGGGAGGTTTCTACTCTTGCTCAATAGCCTTTGccttgctgcccaccactcttcatctgatctacctcttcattctttgaagcagtGTGACCAAGAGCCACAGGCAACAGGGAACACAAATCCTGTAACACTGACAGACACTAAAACCTAGATCAAAAGCAGTAATCCTAGCACACATTTTTATCTGATTCAGCAGAGGTGAGCTATAACTAAGGGGTCCAAACACCAACCTAGCATGGCCTGTGGACAGGTGGAATTTAGCCTTTTACTAAAAACCCGTATTTGGCATTCCAAGAGACAGAAATGATTATTTGGGTATAAAATTTAAGAGACTATCTGAGAGTTCTTATTATGATGTAAAAATCCTTATACATGCCTCTTCCTGAGCCCAGGCCACAACGGGACGACCCCCAGAGCCCAATCACAGAGACAAAGTTTTGCCCCCTGCTGGGAACACAGTAAACTACCTCAAAGGAAACTCCatgaattgcattttttaaaattatggtctTTTGGCTGGGTCTTACTGTTCATTCACTACGGTGTAATTTAAACAACATGCCTGCATTGCTTATGGCTCCTACTCTTATTTCCCATTAACCTTAAACACACTATCACTCTTCTGTTTGAATTCATTAATTGCAAACATagcagcttattttaaaaaaaaagtaagcttaGAAAACATGCAGATCGTCTAAAcatgaaattcaaaatttgaCATTCATGAATTCCTAGAATTCATTTCTTTGGCTTCAatgttaaattttgaaaaataggaaCAATAATAAATGAGAGCCCTGCTCTTTCCTTCCAAAGGACACTGAAGTTTACCTTATTAcccaaaggagaagaaagtaaaTGTCTTTCAGGAAATTTTGTAaactgctttctctctaaaagtgCATATATGGTTTGGCAGAATGGAGATGGTCAAAAGCAGTTTCTCACCATATCCTGACAACTTCTCTGTTCTCAGCACTCTGAGCACGGCCATAATTAGGCATAAGATTTCTATGCAATCAGCTGGATCTTCAGTTCACCagtatctatgtatttatttgatgaaAAGTGCTAATCCATTAGCAAAAGTAAAgtttgactcaaaaaaaaaagtcactgaaaattcatcttttattgaattaacccaattaaaaaaaaaaaaaaccagcctgATCCCACAAGTAAATGACATTCCattctaatttcttattttaaaattccatttagtcTTCTAGTTATTTCCTTTgctacatgaaaagaaaatggtaaagaaaaagctttaataaaatgaacactTTCATGTATAAATTATTGATGAGAAGGACTCATTGAAGAATAAAGATCTTTCCTACCAGTTTGCTCAAGCCACCTCAGATGGAAAACCCACTTTGggttacatttttaagtgtaaagcaAAGATGATGAACCAGTGGTAACTTCTTCTAAAGATTAGAAGCCAATGGGGGAcaggtcaggtcaggtcaggGTACCCAaccactatttattgaagaaagaCCACACCATAGCCAAGTAGCATGCTGAACATCTACTTAATCCTCTCAACAGTTATGCAAGATCAGAATGATTTTTCTATCTTACTAATGAAGAAACAGTTCAGATtttaagtagcttgcccaaggtcacatatcaGAAGCAGTGGGAGGCGGATTTAGTCTCCTTGCAAAGATATTTCTTACAATTTAAGATAATCGGAAATGCAAGGAATTGAGTTACAAAGTATGGGGGGTGGGGCTCAAATACCATTCAGGGAATTTGGAGGAGGTGGCCTCCAAAGGCCTCTTGAAATCTCAGATCTGACATGCCTCAGTTTCAGTCCCAGGGAGGCCACAAATCCCCACTATCACTCTACTCCTACAAGTGATGGCACACCTCCCTAACCACCTCATGGGTTCCTTTCCTACCCTGTTCATGTCCGAGGGCTGCCATAACACAggaccacagactgggtggctcaaacaacagaaatctacGATCTCTCACTTCTAAAGATGGGGAAAATCAAGACTCAGGTTTGGTTTCTTTGGAGGCCTCTCTCCCTGGCGTATGGATGGctaccttctccctgtgtctccacaAACCTTTTCCTTTGGGAACGTCTGTGTCctaaactcttcttttttttctaaactcttCTTCTTGTAAGGACCCCAATAGCATTGGATGAGAGCCCCACCCATACGACCCATATGACCTTGTCTCACCTTGattgtctcttttctttaaagattttatttatttatttacttacttacttatttacttatttagagagtgagtatgagcaggggaggggcaaaaggagagagagagaatctcaagaagactctgcactgagcagagcccaatgtggggctcaatttcatgaccctgagatcatgacctgggcccaaagcaagagtcagatgctcaaccagctaagccaatcaggtgcccctgATTGTCTCTAAAGGCCCAATCTCCCAATACCGTCATATTCATAGGTACGAGGGGTAAGGACGTCAACATGTGAGTTTTCCAGGGATCCAGGTCAGCCCAGAATAGAACACATCTCCTCTCTGGTTTATTCCTCCAACTGTTTTCAGAGCAATCTTTGTCAAAGgctgctttcagtttttcacaaatatttgctgCTGACTGTATTGAAGTCATTATCCTACAGGACACACATTATTCATCAAACAATCGCTGTCTGGAGAGGTTGGTaatgcacacacagagacatttAAGACATAATTCATGTGCTCCAGGAATTGACAAGCTAGAGAAATAAATCTATGTCCCTGTCATCATCATTACCACCTCCATCGTGCACATATACTGAGCACTTGATACACACCAGGCACTATTATGAGGGCTTTGCAAAATGCAGTTATCCTCATTGTTACTGTTATCCCCTGTtatatttgaggaaactgaggcacagagaggctgagtaaATTGACCAAAGTCTGCTGGCTAATAAATTGAAGAGTTGAAATTTGAGCCCAGGTCATCTGATTCTAGGATCTGCCCTCTATTTAAAGAAACTACATTAAAAGtaaaggttagaaaaaaaaaagaaaaaagtaaagcttagatgaggcacctgggtggctcagtgggttaatcaTGAAagtcctggttttggctcaggtcatgatctcagggtcctgagattgagccttgaaTCAGGATCCACACTCAGCGAGGAgactgagattctctctctctccctctgcccctctcactgctCACACTATTAAATACATAcctacatacatatgtacatacataaaatcttaaaaaaaaaaaaaaaaaaaggaaaccacagaCAACCAGGTAGTATGGAAAGAGAAAACACTACATTGCTTGCTGAGAGCCTACTCCTGGTTCTTCTACCTCTTTAACCCTGGGCAagtaagttaattaattaatttacttatttacattatttttccccTGTTAGGCCTCACTTCAATataggagaaaacaaaaggagataTGCTATAATCCAAAGATGCTACTATTTACattatgattttaaaacttaactgTTGAAAGATCTTTACATTTTCACTGTAGAAATGATACAACAAACAAGAACACCAACCCAAGAGCAAAGGGGTTTGGCACAGCCACTTACAAATAAAACGACTGTTACCAGTGACACAGGAAGAAGAAgtagcttcttcctcttcccgGTTCTTGTCTGAGTCAGGCAATGAAAATCAACAAATCAAATCACTAGATTTATCAATCAGGATATGGGCAGAGATTAAAAATCAGGCTTTGGTAAGACCATCAAAAGGCCCAGTCTCTCTTTTCCCATTAGGATCACACTGACCCTTCACCAGTTTTGGGAAGGTCAAGTGCTCAAATGCATGTGGAAACCACACAGGAGCTGCCTATACCTGGCCCATGTAAAAGGTACTATACTTGATCCCTTATAGAGAACCTCTGTTCCCTACCCTGACTGTTTCAAACACTCTGATTGCTCCCAGTCTATGCTGAGGTCAGTCCTGAGTGGCAGCTTTTGTCCTTTCAGGGATGAGCCATGGAAGACTCAAGACCCTTGTCACCATCTGACACTCAAAATCTAGACATGGGGAGACAGTCCACCTGTGTGATGCCCACCTTAACAGACACACTCTGGTGCAtggttcttctttcttctctccttccccttcccggTTCCCTGTTTCTCCTCATCCCCACTGGACTTCTCACATATGTGGTCAGTTTCATTCATGGGCCATGGCTAACCAGTATGTGTGTGCCCCAATTCCAATCTTTAGCAGGATGAGGGTCTTCCTCTGTACATTTACAACTAACCTAGCTTTATTCTCCCCCTGGACTTATAGTTCttctttgcctctgtcttcacaccTGGGTTCCTCCTCAATAGGCTGTTTTGTAGTTTATGTACTTTTGTGGATAGGCTCAAATCCAATCCAAGACGGATATGGtgaagaaataagcaaaacagCTTTTCCTGTAGGAGCCGCCGGGTTGAGAGGAGCGTGGCCCTCTCCTCTCCCCGCGATGGCGTGTGCTCGTCCGTTGATATCTGTGTACTACGAAAAGGGGGAATCATCCGGCAAAAATGTTACCTTGCCTGCTGTGTTTAAGGCTCCCATTCGACCCGATATTGTGAACTTTGTTCACACCAACTTGCGCAAAAGCAACAGACAGCCATATGCTGTCAGTGAATTAGCAGGTCATCAAACCAGTGCTGAATCTTGGGGTACTGGCAGAGCCGTGGCTCGAATTCCCCGAGTTCGAGGCGGTGGGACTCACCGTTCTGGCCAGGGTGCTTTTGGAAATATGTGTCGTGGAGGCCGCATGTTTGCACCAACCAAAACCTGGTGCCGTTGGCACCGCAGAGTGAACACAACACAAAAGCGATACGCCATCTGCTCTGCCCTGGCTGCCTCAGCCTTACCAGCACTGGTCATGTCTAAAGGTCATCGTATTGAGGAAGTTCCTGAACTTCCTTTGGTGGTTGAAGATAAAGTTGAAGGCTACAAGAAGACCAAAGAGGCGGTTTTGCTTCTTAAGAAACTTAAAGCCTGGAATGATATCAAGAAGGTCTATGCCTCTCAGCGAATGAGAGCTGGCAAAGGCAAAATGAGAAACCGTCGTCGTATCCAGCGCAGGGGACCCTGCATCATCTACAATGAAGACAACGGTATCATCAAGGCCTTCAGAAACATCCCTGGAATTACTTTACTTAATGTAAGCAAGCTGAACATTCTGAAACTTGCTCCTGGTGGGCATGTGGGACGTTTCTGCATTTGGACTGAAAGTGCTTTCCGCAAGTTAGATGATCTGTATGGCACTTGGCGTAAGGCTGCCTCCCTCAAGAGTAACTACAACCTTCCCATGCATAAGATGCTTAATACAGACCTCAGCAGAATCTTGAAAAGCCCAGAGATCCAAAGAGCCCTCCGAGCACCACGCAAGAAGATTCATCGTAGAGTCCTGAAGAAGAATCCACTGAAGAACCTAAGAATCATGTTGAAGCTAAACCCGTATGCAAAGACCATGCGCCGGAACACCATTCTTCGCCAGGCCAAGAATCACAAACTCCAGATGGATAAGGCGGCAGCAGCCTTAGAAGCCAAATCGGAGGAGAAGGGGGTTCCAGGCAAGAAGCCCACggtagggaagaaaggaaagaaaactgttgGTGTGAAAAAGCCGAAGAAACCTGTGGTAGGAAAAAAGGCTGCAGCTACCAAGAAACCAGCAGCTGACAAGAAACCTGCAGAAAAGAAACCTACCACGGAAGAGAAGAAGCCTGCTGCCTAAAaacttatatttgtttattccatAAAACTCAAATCATTTTGGAcagctaattttaaataaagacctgatcaaagacaaaaaaaaaaaaaagaaagaagcaaaacacaGCAGAGTTGATACAAGGAAATCAGTTCAGCCTTTCTTATGGAAGTTGAAAGCAATTTTTCAGCCCTTAGCTCTCCTATTGAAGTAAGAATGTACGCGTGAATCTGGAATATAGGTATCATTGTCCAAATTCCAAAAGTTTTATCTTGATTATATAATCCCTGAGACCATAGAACTTGACTAAAAACATTTCCTCAGcatccagagaggaaaaaaaaaaaaaaaaaacactatcttttcattttattgtcaaAGATTTTATGCAGAGTCCCTGATCTAACGACTGCATTTCCTACTTTATTGAATTTACATACACACAGACTGAAGTAAAAACCAGCAAAGGTGGGGAGGTCCTatccttcattttaattaaatcttaTCTCATCAAACATTTGCtgctttcatcattttaatactgaaccaaaggcagtttATATCTAATAAATGTGTTTCTCCAAGATAATTAGAAAAGAATCATTCTAATAATTTCCAGAAGAAGCTCATCAAAATATCTAACTCACGGTGGCAAAAGAATTACTTAAGTTCACAGGCAAGATGAATCTTGATTGCTTTCAAACAATTTTCATTAATCTATAATATTCACATGGAATGATCTCTTCCATGTAATAGTTGAATCCTCCAAAgctgagtaagaaagaaaaatctacatacaGATTTCAAATATGGGAATATGAACACTGCTCATATCTTCCTTTCAAAGTTTCTTGGTTAATGTATCATATTTTGACCATTCTGAGGCTGGTAGTTTCTTTTTCTAACGTATGTATGAGTCTTAGAGTAGAATGTTGGATTTAGCTTCTTTttgcagaacaaaagaaaattcatactTAATTCCCCAGAGTCTCAGTATCTCCATCATCAGATGGGGATGATGAAAGGTCCATGTCACAGGGCTGGGGGAAGTGCAAGTCTTTGGGCTTAGCATAGATCCATGTaagtgctgggaaaaaaaaaaccatcaaggtctctccctctctcatgggTACAGGCTCTGATACCGGTCAATACCCTTTATCATGTGGCTGCCCTACAAGACTCTTCTCAATGTAGGAACAAGTCACAAATAATGTTACCTGATTATAATTTTTAGATGCtcatgttgaaaagaaaaaaaaaaaaaaaaagaccaaattccTATCTTCTCTGAGAGATGCATAAACGATCTTTTGCTGTGGAACAGGGCTCCAAGTCATGTATGTCATCAGATGAGTGCTTCTAGAGCTTCTCAGGCTTCTCCAAAATAAAGATAGTTGTGTATTTAGCATAACATCGGTCTCAGACAATTGGCTCAAATGACGCCAGCCTCCCCTGTTTCTAAACTGgggagaaacaaaaaccaaacatggggctcagatTTGCTAACAAATCTCACCTCCTCAAACCCAGCTCCCCGTTCTCATATTCAACACCTAGAATTATCTACTATTCTCTCTCCTGCTAAAACCAACCCCTCACTAAACTAACTTGCTCCAGTTTTAATGATAGATAAAACCTTAGTGTGATTCCATGTTAGggatatttgcatttaaataggAAATCAGGTCTTTATTACACAGGAATTAAGCTCAAATAACAGATttccaggcatccctccaggcTGTGTCAAGAAAATCGGGGATGAAAGGACCTCCCTAGACATCCTTGAATCTTATACCAGTGCAGCACCCACCCCGCCTCCTGCCCAGCCCACTGCCTTCCATCCAACAGCATGGGCAACTAGACTAAACTAAGGTCAAGTTACTTTTATCTTTCAAAAGCAttctaaaaaaatcaagatttttcaGTTCAGAAGTAAATatcttcataataaaattttttttatttttttattattattattttttatttatgatagtcacagagagagagagagagagagagagagaggcagagacacaggcagagggagaagcaagctccatgcacccggagcccgatgtgggattcgatcccgggtctccaggatggcgccctgggccaaaggcaggcgccaaaccgctgcgccacccagggatccccataataaaaaattttaaaatacatttatctcTTCTCACTACTGCTGGCTGATAACTAcggttttccttattttttagaaGACCCTTTTAACAAGGTCTTCTTTGGGGAACAATTGCATATTCATGAATATTTCTGGCTAAAAGCGATATTTgtcaacaattttattattttaactgtgaattaaaaatacatgtggcTAAGCCATACTTCAAAAGGATGGGTAAGAAGTAAGGCAAACAGCCAATCTCCCTTTTATCTGTGGCCAAAGGTGCCAACTCCTGTCATAGCATAGGTCTTAAAAATAACAcgaaacaaaaaaatgttagtgCACAGGGTACATGCTAGTCACTTGGATCCAGAAATTCTAGCAACAACTTTCTCCCAACAATTACCCTTTAAAATTGGAATTCTGAGAAGGAAATTATACATGAGTCTAGCCCCCAATGATTTCCACTATAGTCAATTAAAATCAGTTTTGTGGGCCAGAAGCATTCCTGGGTAGTTCAAAGGAGGATGAGTGGAAGCAGATATTTCCAAGGACAACAGAGTTGGAGTGCCAAGTGCTACAAGGGCCACAGGAAGGTGGCTGTTGATGGAGGCaacaaatgccatttttattGGTTTAGGTATCATATGTGCCACCTTTTATTTGTAAAGGACTCTACAAAATGCTTCTGCATAAATGATCTCACGTCAAATTCCAGTAAGATGTTTTCCAGCATCTGTATGGAATCTGTGCTAATCCCAGATCTTGCACGTGCCTCAGTCCTGTGACATGGACATTGTCATCATTCCCATCATCAGGATAAGGCCCATCTCCTGAATGGGCCTCCCGGCTCCGTTGAAAAACCCCTGGCTTTCACAGGTGCTAGTTGCACATCGTTGTGATTTTAAGGCTCCAGGGAATTAAGCAACTCAGAATCAGTAAATACCAGAGTCAGACCTTGATCCTCAATCTGCCTCCATGTCCACTGGCTGCCACAGAGCCATGAAACCTCATACTTTATCAGAATGGTCTATACAAACATGGAAGTCCACACTGACATTGGACCAAGGACAGGAAACCGCTCTCTTTAAACACATGGGTATTTGCTGTAGCCTTGAATTCTCTCTCCAGCTAGATGACAAAAATGATGGCTTCTTGTGCTCTCCACTGATCTACATGAAGCTAAATTTTAGTTAGTGCCTTTGCAAGTActctaaaattttgaaattgcAGCCCTTACTGAAATCTTTAAGTTAATTCCTGAGAGTCTCTATACCCTCATCCAATAATTTGGGTGAAGAAAATGCCCGTGTTACAGGGCCGTGGTGAGTTGCAGGATCCTTTCTCCCAGGATATGGCAATGCAACTGATGTCTCCATCCTGTGATTTTCCACCAAGCTGAATTTAATGgagtatatttaattaaattgtaAAATGAATTGTTCTTTCAGTAGAAAATGGAAGTATGATATTGTTCTaatctaggggcatctgggtggctcagtcagttaaccgtctgcctttagttcaggtcatgatcccagggtcctgggatggagccctgctttgggctccctgctcagtggggagtctgcttctccctctccctctgctgttccccctgctggtgctctctctctttctctctttgtcaaataggtaaataaaatctttaaaaatacatattatactAATCTAAATATGGAAGCCCATACTtcttacatttgtatttattttagcaatCTGAGAAAGCCCTGCAGGCAAAAGTCAAATCTGGCAGCTGCTTCTGATTTTACATATCACAACATAGTACCTTTTTTTAATCCCCCAAATCTTCCATGTGTAAAGAAACCCCCAAAATAGAGCAGCAAGCtttggttgaaaaaaatcaacgAAAATAATTCAAGCTTGGGGAGAAGTAGGTCTGATTCCAGTAGGAGTGCCCACtgtctgtgaccttggccaatgGGGTAGCCTCAGCCTTCACCTCATCCAAGTTCAAACCAACCATGACCTTTGCTGCTCATTTGCAAAGGTTCTTTCCATTCCAGACCCCTACAAACTTCTTCAGCAGGTGGCTGCATCATCACTTCACCTGGTGTTTTCATGACCCATAACTCATTCTTTCCATATTTCAGTTTCTACTGAACTTTAATGTCCCTGGTGTTAATTTGCTTGATTTATGTGACTTTGTTCGATTCTCTGTCCCTGAACACCATTGGATAGTGATCACCTGTGGTACTTTGCTCACCAGCTCTTAAGTAGGTACAAATTTAAACTGAGACTGGATAATGACAAGGAAAAAGGACacagatagggcagcccgggtggctcagtggtttagcaccaccttcagcctacggcgtgatcctggagacccaagatcaagtcccacatcaggctccctgcatggagcctgcttctccttctgcctgcctgtgtctctgactctctctctctctctctctttctgtctcacatgaataaatataaataaaatcttaaaaaaaaaaaaaggacacagatAAAATGTGGTGAAGAAAGcatgtaaagaaatgaaaaaaaaagccagcaggAAAGAAAAGCCAGAATCACTATAGTGAAGTTAGGAAAGCAGTTATTGaactacaatgaaaaaataataactataaatataagtataaataaaaaaataataattaagtttTTCTATAGATGTAGGGCTAAACACACATGTATAACTATTTATGGAATGTATACATGGTACCATGTAAGCTGCTACCAGCATTTCCTGTGTTCACCTGCTTCATTTTCCCACCATTTCCTGCCAAAATGTTGTGAGTACAAAAACAAGATGTAAAAATGACAGTTATGGTGTCCTACATAACAAATGACCTTTATATTCTGGAAAACTAACATTCCACGTTCTCCAGCACCTCCATGCACTCCTAGAAGTCTGTCACCCCAGCATCCTCTGCGCCCTTCCCTCCACACCCAAGCCCAACATGAGATTCCCCTGCATATATCATATAGTCACCCCTATTTAGGGTTAAGACATGGCTTGAATTTTCTGCCCAGAATCATGCATAAGCTAAGCACAGTCATCTAGAGGAGGGTCCTTGCCTTCATGGTGATGCTTCTGGGGGCCTGTGATAACTCCCTTCCATGTGTCCATTACTGAGCAGCTGCTGGATTCCAGGGAGAGctttctccatcccttctgaaGCCAGCTCCTCTGCCCCTTATCGACTTGGAAATATCCTGTTTGACCAGAATTAGTAAACTAGAAATTCTCCTCCAGCATGAACGTGGGAAAGACTAATGCCTGTGGCTCAATTAAATGTTGGCCTTAGCCTCCAATGCCCATGACGTGAAAGGAAGGTGAGTACCGAGTGAGTTCACTGTTGCTGATGAGTAACAGACCTGCAGGTCTGGGCCAGTGTTCTCGGGGTCATTCTTGGAGGACAAAGAAAAGGCCATCTGCAGGAAGAAGCCCACATGATGGCCCATGACAGGTGCTGGGGTGATGCCCATCCTGCTCCTTCATCATGCAGGAGGTAGCTTCCTGGCCAGTTGTCAATCAAGGCAGTGTCAGGGGACCATCGCCTCTAAACTTCTTCACCTTAGGTTCCCTAGGAATAAACCAGGCTGACAAAGGATGACCTGggattgagcaggaagcccaggcctgcttctgccttgaccacagttaccatatgacccagagaCTCCGTTCCTCAGGTATTCACTCCAAAGAACCGAAAACGGCGACTCAAACAAATACTTGTGCACACGTGTTCTTAGCCACACTCTCACAATAGCCGAAATCTGAAAACAAACCCAACATCTATCAAGAGCCAACAGGTAAACAAATGGTGGCATGGccatccaatggaatattagtcaacCAGGAAAGGAAGTATTGGCACCGAGAAAGACACGGATGAACTGGACTCATCGCTGAGTGGAAGAAGCCCGTCCTCAAAGGTCACAGGTTGTATGATTGTGTTTATAAGAAATATCAAGGGTAGGTAAATCCCTACAGGTAGAATGCAGGCCTGTTGTCaccaggggctggaggcagggacgGGAAGTGATGGCTGCATGGGCACACATTCCCTTTTGGAGAGACAAACTGTCCTGAAACTAGATAAAGGTCTATCAGCTGAGAAAGAGTCAGAGCTACACTCAAACAAGCATGTAATTGGGTTCTCAGAATTGCAATTTGGGGAGCGCAGATCCTGGTCACAATCCAAattgtgtgtgcgtgcacacacacatgcacgcacacacagaggcaacAAAAGTCAAgggtttttaaagacaaaagggaATGCCCATATATGTTGTTTACAAAGAATTTCCATTGGCGGTGCCAGAAAACTCATCTAAACGAAGTGTAAGTGGCCTCTAAGGTGATCGCTAAGCAAAATCTCTTACTGTAGCAGGGTGCAGGTGCTAAGGCTGAGTCCCGGGAATATGTGCGGTATAGACCAGTTCAAAAGTTCCTGTTTCCACCGGTGAGGACGTGCAGCAGACCCACCTCCTTAATGGTCTCCCAGTTCCATTTCAAAACCCCTGGATATTCGTTGCCCCCATTTCAGTCCACCTTTCACAGGTGCTGCTGTACCTCATTGTAAGTGAACTAAATGCTCGAGTCATTCACCTGACAATGGTTAATTCTGTATCATatgaatttcatctcaataaaaaaaaaaaaaaagaattgtttgaCAAATGCTATCACCCCCTGTGCCTGACATCAGAGAAGGAAGCTTTCCGCCCTTTTTCTGAAGCCCTCTTGCACCTGCCCTGATTCTAACCCCCCTTGGATCTTCATCCGTTAATTAGCTCCCCCACCTACCCCCTGCCTCATCTGCCAGCCTCCTTGTCCTGCCTCCATGCAATCCATCCTTAGTTCTAGATGCAAAAACTCTTCCTTTGATTCAATGTCCCACTTGGAGCGCagtcctcctctgt contains:
- the LOC112665535 gene encoding 60S ribosomal protein L4-like, producing the protein MACARPLISVYYEKGESSGKNVTLPAVFKAPIRPDIVNFVHTNLRKSNRQPYAVSELAGHQTSAESWGTGRAVARIPRVRGGGTHRSGQGAFGNMCRGGRMFAPTKTWCRWHRRVNTTQKRYAICSALAASALPALVMSKGHRIEEVPELPLVVEDKVEGYKKTKEAVLLLKKLKAWNDIKKVYASQRMRAGKGKMRNRRRIQRRGPCIIYNEDNGIIKAFRNIPGITLLNVSKLNILKLAPGGHVGRFCIWTESAFRKLDDLYGTWRKAASLKSNYNLPMHKMLNTDLSRILKSPEIQRALRAPRKKIHRRVLKKNPLKNLRIMLKLNPYAKTMRRNTILRQAKNHKLQMDKAAAALEAKSEEKGVPGKKPTVGKKGKKTVGVKKPKKPVVGKKAAATKKPAADKKPAEKKPTTEEKKPAA